In a genomic window of Lycium ferocissimum isolate CSIRO_LF1 chromosome 9, AGI_CSIRO_Lferr_CH_V1, whole genome shotgun sequence:
- the LOC132031805 gene encoding SNF2 domain-containing protein CLASSY 4-like has product MLNAAADEVVSSTSSMCRTAGSSEGSWESEELIDVTRQRISEEESQEFSDTTESSESESEASRDDDNDDPEDKDFWVKESSSSSQSDDIRDDLDDVVSCPAEQQNNEERKKESNVGVVPQLAVEGEKYNKGRTYSLRSRSLSKPRKKKLNRGDCSSPILLSDEEEPKSVSEEDCKADHSVQNAVQKDAVKKHRRTRNRILKDSEFLKFVVDSIITDDDHIKLTSSEEKEQVPVKKTLPLKFRFEDEEPQPPEKEEWEKEIEHLFAAMDMCISQSHIGFTNSSVLPMQSEETAGCQMGNHHLVLDEEIGLICKICSHVHLESKYIFPTFAQRNRGRHERKYFGESPSLLDVDGFRFYDSSTVHDPAIYGEGTVWDLVPLSAKATMYPHQRGGFEFMWKNIAGDITLEKLREPPSGSRGGCIISHPPGTGKTHLTIVFLQAYLKQFPKSRPVIIVPSNLLPNWEAEFQKWEADIPFHNLNSKDFSFKEDDSTVRIFRCLSRTGRKNSHHIRMVKLRSWAKSTSVLGISCDLFKILTREYGDFPYAKEIREILLKLPGLLVLEEGHTARNEQSLVWKALNKVETEKRIILSGTPFQNNIKELYNTFCVVSPKFAAEFEQKWTSLSSCIDKNVRALEELRDMIAPLVHKCSENVKKDSLPGIRDTVIHLKPTDLQKELLKRIPEHPGSFYEQNLMSLISVHPSLVAKKNEFCDLESQLKEKECRLDPNIGVKMKFVVELIRLCGGLKERVIIFSQLLDPLNLIKEQLHSLFGWTLGREILYMDGKLDVKQRQISINSLNDPKGDVKVLLASIKACSEGISLIGASRVVLLDVLWNPSVEQQAISRAYRNGQTKFVHVYCPVTSKWEVDKIEQQTRKKYHSDILLSRNEVNTGKMNAVSEDTILDAMVQHESLRHMFEKLSRASRVILYLFLIRSFGAFYGPKMKPSSFCEVLPDRHFDPFW; this is encoded by the exons ATGTTGAATGCAGCAGCAGATGAGGTTGTTTCATCTACCTCAAGCATGTGTAGGACAGCGGGGTCTAGTGAGGGGTCGTGGGAATCAGAGGAGCTGATTGATGTCACTAGGCAGCGGATATCAGAGGAGGAATCGCAAGAATTTAGTGATACAACTGAATCTTCTGAGTCGGAATCTGAAGCTTCAagagatgatgataatgatgacccAGAAGACAAGGATTTCTGGGTGAAGGAATCATCAAGTTCTAGCCAATCTGATGAtataagagatgatttagatgATGTTGTGAGCTGTCCTGCAGAGCAACAAAAcaatgaagaaagaaagaaggagtcAAATGTTGGGGTAGTACCTCAGCTTGCTGTTGAGGGTGAAAAGTACAACAAAGGCCGAACATATTCTCTTCGTTCACGCTCACTTTCTAAGCCCAGAAAGAAGAAGCTAAACCGTGGGGATTGTAGTAGCCCGATTCTTCTTAGTGATGAGGAGGAGCCTAAATCCGTGTCTGAAGAGGACTGCAAGGCTGATCACTCGGTGCAAAATGCTGTTCAAAAGGATGCTGTTAAAAAGCATAGAAGGACTCGGAATAGGATTCTTAAAGATTCTGAATTTCTGAAgtttgttgttgattctatAATAACTGATGATGATCATATTAAACTTACTTCTTCAGAAGAGAAGGAACAGGTTCCTGTCAAAAAAACGCTTCCCTTAAAGTTCCGGTTTGAAGATGAGGAACCTCAACCACCGGAGAAAGAAGAATGGGAAAAGGAAATTGAACACCTTTTTGCTGCAATGGACATGTGTATCTCGCAATCACATATTGGTTTTACAAATTCATCTGTTTTACCGATGCAGAGTGAAGAAACGGCTGGCTGTCAGATGGGGAACCACCATCTTGTTCTAGATGAAGAAATTGGACTCATCTGTAAAATTTGTTCACATGTGCATTTGGAGAGCAAGTACATCTTCCCTACTTTT GCTCAGAGAAACCGAGGGAGGCATGAAAGGAAGTATTTCGGAGAGTCACCATCGCTCTTGGATGTTGACGGCTTCAGGTTTTATGACTCTTCCACTGTCCACGATCCTGCTATTTATGGGGAAGGTACGGTGTGGGATTTAGTTCCCCTGAGTGCCAAAGCGACAATGTATCCTCATCAACGTGGAGGCTTTGAATTCATGTGGAAAAACATTGCTGGAGATATAACTCTAGAGAAGCTGAGAGAGCCTCCGTCGGGTAGTAGGGGAGGATGCATAATCTCACATCCACCTGGCACCGGAAAAACCCATCTGACCATAGTATTCCTTCAGGCATATTTGAAGCAGTTTCCAAAGTCTCGGCCTGTAATCATAGTTCCGTCCAATTTGCTTCCTAACTGGGAAGCAGAGTTCCAGAAATGGGAGGCGGACATTCCCTTCCACAACTTGAACAGCAAGGATTTCTCTTTCAAGGAAGATGACTCTACTGTTCGTATCTTCCGCTGTTTATCCCGTACCGGAAGAAAAAACTCACACCATATACGTATGGTGAAGCTGAGATCCTGGGCTAAAAGTACGAGTGTTTTGGGAATCAGCTGTGACTTGTTCAAGATCCTCACGAGAGAATATGGAGACTTTCCTTATGCCAAAGAGATCAGAGAAATACTTCTAAAGTTACCTGGTCTTCTGGTACTTGAAGAAGGGCACACTGCTCGGAATGAGCAAAGCCTGGTGTGGAAAGCTTTGAACAAAGTTGAAACGGAGAAGCGTATAATTCTGTCTGGAACTCCCTTccagaataacatcaaagaGTTGTACAACACCTTCTGCGTTGTTAGTCCAAAGTTTGCTGCAGAGTTTGAGCAGAAATGGACATCTCTAAGCAGTTGCATTGACAAGAATGTCCGAGCACTGGAAGAGCTTAGGGATATGATTGCACCACTAGTCCATAAATGTAGTGAAAACGTAAAGAAGGACAGCCTTCCAGGTATAAGGGACACTGTGATACACTTGAAGCCCACAGATCTGCAGAAGGAGTTGCTTAAGAGAATTCCAGAGCATCCAGGCTccttttacgaacaaaatctGATGTCTCTGATATCTGTTCATCCATCATTAGTGGCGAAGAAGAATGAGTTCTGTGACTTAGAAAGTCagctaaaagaaaaagaatgtcGCCTGGATCCAAATATTGgagtaaaaatgaaatttgttgtTGAACTAATCAGGCTCTGTGGTGGCTTGAAGGAGAGGGTTATAATATTTAGCCAGCTACTTGATCCTCTAAACCTGATAAAGGAGCAACTCCATTCTCTCTTTGGCTGGACATTAGGCCGAGAGATTCTCTATATGGATGGGAAACTGGATGTAAAGCAGCGGCAGATATCGATAAACTCTCTTAATGACCCCAAGGGTGATGTGAAAGTCCTTCTTGCATCAATAAAAGCCTGCTCAGAAGGAATTAGTCTTATAGGGGCCTCAAGAGTGGTTTTGCTTGATGTTCTCTGGAATCCCTCAGTAGAACAGCAAGCCATCAGTCGAGCCTACAGGAATGGTCAGACTAAATTTGTGCATGTTTACTGTCCGGTGACATCAAAATGGGAGGTTGACAAGATTGAACAGCAGACAAGAAAAAAGTATCATTCGGATATACTCTTGTCTAGGAATGAAGTGAACACTGGCAAGATGAATGCTGTGTCAGAGGATACCATACTAGATGCCATGGTTCAGCATGAGAGCCTCCGTCATATGTTTGAAAAATTATCTCGTGCATCCCGTGTG ATCCTTTATCTCTTTCTTATCAGATCATTTGGAGCTTTTTATGGGCCTAAAATGAAGCCGTCATCCTTCTGTGAGGTGCTTCCTGACAG GCACTTTGATCCGTTTTggtaa